GGATTAGCGGCGTCTGGAATTTATAGGCGCGCGCGCGCGCCCACTGACGGTTGCCGGCAATGGTATTGATCTCACCGTTGTGCGCCATATAGCGGAACGGCTGAGCCAGCGGCCAACGCGGTACGGTATTGGTGGAGAAGCGCTGATGGAACAGGCAAATGGCCGATTCCAGACGCAGGTCCGCCAGGTCAAGGTAAAAGCGCGGCAGATCGGCCGGCATACAGAGACCTTTATAAATATTGACCTGATTGGAGAAGCTGCAGATATAGAACTCTTTATCGCCCAGCGCTTCAATACGCTTTTCAATACGACGGCGCGCCATATAGAGACGGCGTTCCATATCACGCGGACGCCAGCCGGCCGGGGCGTTAATAAAAATTTGCTCAATGCGCGGCAGAGAGGACAGGGCGATCTCGCCCAGCACGTCCTGGTTGGTCGGCACGTCACGCCAGCCGACGATCGATAAGGTTTCGCGCAGCACTTCTTCTTCGACAATGCGACGGCTGGCACGCGCTTGCTCATCGTCCTGGCTCAGGAACAGCATGCCGACCGCGTAATTTTTGGCTAAACGCCAGTTCTGTTCCTGGGCAACGATACGGAAAAAACGATCGGGTTTTTGTAATAGCAGGCCGCAGCCGTCACCGGTTTTGCCATCCGCGAGAATTGCGCCGCGGTGCTGCATACGAGCCAGGGCGTGAATTGCGGTGCGTACTACTTTATGGCTGGGTTCGCCTTCAATATGAGCGATCAGGCCGAAACCACAGTTATCCTTTTCAAGGGATTTATCGTACAACATTTCAGTGAACCTCCCCAGGCTCTGCGGATTCCCGTTGCCGACGTCGGGCGTAGAAAGGGCTGGCGGCAGGATTGCGCTTCATACGCGCACATGTCGCATGCTCCCATTCATAGCCTCAGGCATCGGTGTCACAAGTATTGCGGACTTGTTTCAGAGGGAATCTCAATTACTGCATAAATATGATGAGTGGAACACTCATCCGAAAAGCTTCCAGCGGATTTCCAACTTATCGGGAAAGCGTAAAGAGGTCAAATAGCGTTCTTACTTATGCTTTTTCACGCTTTGCTTGCTTAACTTTTTGTTTAAAAAGGTTTTTGTGGGTTATTTTGTGTTGGGCGGCCCTACGCCGTTAGCTGAAAGAATGTGAGCTGTCTCACTATAGTGCAGCGGCCAAATCCCTGCACCATGCTGGTGCTGGCGAGTATCGCAGTATTATCTGCTGCTAAATGGTGTTGAAAGGCAGGATGCATCTGTTTTGCTTATGTCGCTTTTTTTGTCTTAATCGGCGACGAGTTATAAGTAAAATTAATCAAGCGAATAATGACTAAAAAGCTGCTTAATTTGAATGATTATTCGATGAGGTAAAAGGAAGTCAAAGACATTGCGCCGGCATTGCCTTGAAAAGCATCAGATATGTGTTAAGAGGCCTGTAACGAACAGGGCCTTCCAATGTATGCGACTTAAGAAAATAGTCAATGTTTTTAACCCGCTAACCTTCCTTTCCAGGAAAAACAGGTTTATTTGCACTTTAATAGTGCAGACGCGGCGATTTATCTGTTCAGGGCGAGTTTGAGCTTGTCACGTCCCGCTGGCGATAAAGTGGGGTATGATGGCCCAAGAGACCCGGAAGGAAGCTGATATGAAACAAATTCGCCTGTTGGCGCAATATTATGTCGATTTAATGGTAAAGCTGGGACTGATTCGCTTTTCTCTGCTGTTAGCCTCGGCGCTGGTGGTGCTGGCGATGGTGGTGCAGATGGCGGTCACCATGCTGCTGCGCGGTCATGTTGAAAGTATTGATATGGTCCGCTCTGTTTTCTTTGGGCTGCTGATTACTCCGTGGGCCGTCTACTTTCTGTCGGTGGTGGTGGAGCAGCTGGAAGAGTCGCGACAGCGGCTTTCACGGCTGGTAGATAAGCTGGAGGAGATGCGCAACCGCGATCTGGAGCTAAACCAGCAGATGAAGGAGACCATCAGCCAGCTTAACCAGGAGATCGCCGACCGTATCAAAGCGGAAGAGGCGCGTTTGCTGGTAGTTGACAAGCTAAAAGAAGAGATGGCGCGTCGTGAGCAGGCTCAAATCGAACTGGAACAGCAATCCTCTTTCCTGCGCTCTTTCCTGGACGCTTCGCCGGATCTGGTGTTTTACCGCAATATCGATCAGCAATTTTCCGGCTGTAACCGGGCAATGGAACTGCTGACCGGAAAAAGTGAAAAGCAGCTGATCGGCCTGACGCCAAAAGATGTCTACGATGAAGAAGCGGCAACCAAGGTGCTGGAAACGGATGAGAAAGTTTTCCGCCATAACGTTTCTCTGACTTATGAGCAGTGGCTGCAATATCCCGATGGCCGCAAAGCCTGCTTTGAAATTCGTAAGGTGCCTTACTACGATCGCGTGGGCAAACGCAGCGGCCTGATGGGCTTTGGCCGCGATATTACCGAGCGTAAGCGCTATCAGGACGCGCTGGAGAATGCCAGCCGTGAGAAGACGACCTTTATCTCAACTATCAGCCATGAGCTGCGTACGCCGCTTAACGGTATCGTTGGGCTTAGCCGCATTCTGCTGGATACCGAACTGAATCAGGAACAGCTGAAATATCTCAAAACTATCCATGTCTCAGCGATAACGCTGGGTAATATTTTCAATGATGTCATTGAAATGGATAAGATCGAGCGGCGTAAGGTACAGCTTGATAATCAGCCGCTCGACTTTACCGGTTTTCTCGCGGACCTGGAGAACCTCTCCGGCCTGCTGGCTCAGCCGAAAGGTCTCAAATTCGTGCTGCAGCCTCAACTGCCGCTGCCGCATAAAATCATCGCCGACGGTACGCGCCTGCGTCAGATTTTATGGAACCTGATCGGTAACGCGGTGAAGTTTACGCAACAGGGCGCCATTACCGTCCGGGTTGCCTATGAGGCAGAAAAACTGCGCTTTGAAGTAGAGGATTCCGGGATGGGGATTCCGCTTGATGAGCAGGATAAAATCTTTGCCATGTACTATCAGGTTAAAGATCAGCATGGCGGCAAACCCGCTACCGGCACCGGCATCGGCCTGGCGGTATCACGCCGTTTAGCCCAGGCGATGGGCGGCGATATCACCGTGCGCAGTCAGCCGGGCGAAGGGGCATGCTTTACGGTGACGCTGAGCGCGCCGCAAATCGCGGAAGAGGTGCAGGATGAAATGCCGGCTGATGAGATGCCGCTGCCTGCGCTGCACGTGCTGCTGGTTGAGGATATTGAGCTTAACGTTATTGTCGCGCGTTCCGTATTAGAGAAGCTGGGAAATAGCGTGGAAGTGGCCATGACCGGACAGGCGGCGCTGGATATGTTCGATCCTGATGAGTTTGATCTGGTGTTGCTGGATATTCAGCTGCCGGATATGACCGGTCTGGATGTGGCGCGCGCCATTCATCAGCGCTTCAGCGGGCAGACCTTGCCACCGTTGGTGGCCCTGACGGCCAATGTACTGAAAGACAAAAAAGAGTATCTGGATGCCGGTATGGATGACGTACTCAGCAAACCGCTGGCGGTGCCGGCGTTAACCGCGATGATTAAAAAGTTCTGGGATTATCAGGAAAGCGATCTGAGCGAAGCGCATACGCAGCTGGACGACAAAAAACTGGCGTTACTCGATCTGCCGATGCTGGAGCAATATAACGAGCTGGTTGGCCCTTCATTGATTACCCGCAGTCTGGATATGTTCGAGCAGCTGATGCCGGGCTATCTGGCGGTGCTGGATTCCAACATGATGGCGCGCGATCAAAAAGGCATTGCGGAAGAGGGGCATAAAATCAAAGGCGCCGCAGGCTCGGTGGGCTTACAACATCTGCAGCAGTTAGCGAAACAGATCCAAAGTCCGGAGTTGCCTGCCTGGTGGGATAACGTTCAGGAATGGATTGACGAACTTAAACAAGAGTGGCGACAAGATGTGGCCGTACTGCGTGAATGGGTTGAACAACAGAAAGTAGGACACTGAAAAAAATGACCCCGGCTTGTGCCGGGGTGCGCGAATACTGCGCCAACACCAGGGAAAAGGTTTGCTCAGGCCATTTCTTGGAAGAGTTAACAAGCGGCACAAGCATGGTATTGGTTAACGCTTTGACACACCTTAGCAAATCTCAACGACTCTGTTAAATGATTCATTAAAATCTGTGATGTGCGCCAGCGTTCGTATACAGAAAACATTAATTTACTGACACAGTCAAGCAAGGAATTAACTGAGACCCTATATTGGCGTCAATTTAAGCTTTTGTAAAGGATTTCATTACAAAATTCTTTTATGTTTACCCTGCTCTGATGAGGTTGTGAAGTTTTAGCCGCTATCGCAACGCAGGCATGGCTTTTACACCCATTAACTAATTGTATTTAAATGTTTTATTTTAATGCGGCTAGCGTAAAAAACAGGCGATAAGAAAGAGCAGACTTATGTTTTAGCCGGTTAATTTGCAGACCGGCGGCGAGAAAGGGCAAAAGGACTGTCAGGGTAAAAGAACAAAGCGTAAAAGGAGAGTCGGAGCGGCGAGTAACCCGCAGTTTACTTCAGTTAATTTTGCCTTTTTGTTGTTTTGGTTGATGGTTTATCACCCTACATATAAGTTAATTGAAAGTTTTGCTTTATGGTTCACTGGCGCTTTTTTAGGGTAACAGGTAAGAAAGTAGCAAGCAGGTTAAACTTTGGAACCGATTCCTAAGCAACGGAAACCTTTGATGTAAGTGGGATTTTACAAATTCAGAATTTATGAATCAGGAAATGTAACCAGGAAAAGTCGGTTTTAAGCCGTTTTTTTCTCCTCTGGGCAACAGGCAGTTGCAGGCAATAACAACCGTGATTAATAAGTGATAAAACCAGTGATGGAAGAAAGCAAATGAAGAAAAATAAAGGAGGCTTCCTAAGCATGACGCGGCGCTGGCTGGCGCGTATCGTGATAGCGATCGGGGGTATCTGGCTGGCTGGCATTGCGCTTTTTGCCTTTTTGCCGGTGCCCTTTTCCGCTGTGATGGCAGAGCGTCAGGTTTCGGCATGGCTGACGGGCAATTTCTCCTGGGTGGCGCATTCTGATTGGGTCGCCAGAGATGACATCTCTCCATGGATGCCGCTGGCGGTGATTGCCGCAGAAGACCAGAAATTCCCGTCTCACTGGGGTTTTGATGTCGAAGCGATCGAATCCGTACTGGATAAGCAAAATGGGCGGCTGCGCGGTGCTTCCACGCTGTCGCAACAAACGGCTAAGAATCTGTTTCTGTGGGATGGACGCAGCTGGGTGCGTAAAGGGCTGGAGGCAGGATTAACGCTGGGATTGGAAGGGGTATGGAGTAAAAGACGTATTCTGACGGTCTATCTGAATATCGCTGAATTCGGCGATGGAATATTCGGCGTAGAAGCCGCGTCGCAGAAGTATTTTCATAAGCCCGCCAGTCGGCTGACGATGTCAGAAGCGGCGTTGCTGGCTGCCGTGCTGCCGAATCCGCTGCGCTTTCGCGTCGCTGCGCCCTCCGGCTATGTACGACAACGTCAGGCGTGGATTATGCGCCAGATGAGCCAGCTGGGCGGCGTCGGCTTTATTCAACAGCATAACCTGTAGCGATGCCTACTCTTCGTCGAAGCCTGCTTCAAATAGCTCTATCACCGCTGCCAGCGCCTGCTGCTCCTGTGGGCCGCTGGCTTCGATTTCAATATGGCCGCCTTTGGCCGAATCAAGCATCAACAGCGCAATAACGCTGCTGGCTTCAGCTTCGGTGCCGGCCTCATTGCGCAGCAGCACTTCAGCGTCAAAACTCTGTACCAGTTCAAACAGCTTCATCGCTGGGCGCGCATGCATGCCC
This Mixta hanseatica DNA region includes the following protein-coding sequences:
- the arcB gene encoding aerobic respiration two-component sensor histidine kinase ArcB; amino-acid sequence: MKQIRLLAQYYVDLMVKLGLIRFSLLLASALVVLAMVVQMAVTMLLRGHVESIDMVRSVFFGLLITPWAVYFLSVVVEQLEESRQRLSRLVDKLEEMRNRDLELNQQMKETISQLNQEIADRIKAEEARLLVVDKLKEEMARREQAQIELEQQSSFLRSFLDASPDLVFYRNIDQQFSGCNRAMELLTGKSEKQLIGLTPKDVYDEEAATKVLETDEKVFRHNVSLTYEQWLQYPDGRKACFEIRKVPYYDRVGKRSGLMGFGRDITERKRYQDALENASREKTTFISTISHELRTPLNGIVGLSRILLDTELNQEQLKYLKTIHVSAITLGNIFNDVIEMDKIERRKVQLDNQPLDFTGFLADLENLSGLLAQPKGLKFVLQPQLPLPHKIIADGTRLRQILWNLIGNAVKFTQQGAITVRVAYEAEKLRFEVEDSGMGIPLDEQDKIFAMYYQVKDQHGGKPATGTGIGLAVSRRLAQAMGGDITVRSQPGEGACFTVTLSAPQIAEEVQDEMPADEMPLPALHVLLVEDIELNVIVARSVLEKLGNSVEVAMTGQAALDMFDPDEFDLVLLDIQLPDMTGLDVARAIHQRFSGQTLPPLVALTANVLKDKKEYLDAGMDDVLSKPLAVPALTAMIKKFWDYQESDLSEAHTQLDDKKLALLDLPMLEQYNELVGPSLITRSLDMFEQLMPGYLAVLDSNMMARDQKGIAEEGHKIKGAAGSVGLQHLQQLAKQIQSPELPAWWDNVQEWIDELKQEWRQDVAVLREWVEQQKVGH
- the mtgA gene encoding monofunctional biosynthetic peptidoglycan transglycosylase, with the translated sequence MKKNKGGFLSMTRRWLARIVIAIGGIWLAGIALFAFLPVPFSAVMAERQVSAWLTGNFSWVAHSDWVARDDISPWMPLAVIAAEDQKFPSHWGFDVEAIESVLDKQNGRLRGASTLSQQTAKNLFLWDGRSWVRKGLEAGLTLGLEGVWSKRRILTVYLNIAEFGDGIFGVEAASQKYFHKPASRLTMSEAALLAAVLPNPLRFRVAAPSGYVRQRQAWIMRQMSQLGGVGFIQQHNL
- the npr gene encoding PTS phosphocarrier protein NPr, producing the protein MTVRQTVEIKNKLGMHARPAMKLFELVQSFDAEVLLRNEAGTEAEASSVIALLMLDSAKGGHIEIEASGPQEQQALAAVIELFEAGFDEE